TCACCAGGATTGttcctttctttctcacacagaGCCCCtttgctgccccctggtggctgagcTGCGTTCCAATCACATCTGGGAGTGTGTGACAAATTCAttcagaacatttaaaaacaaacacaactctCTGTGAGAGTTTGAAAAACATTAGGAGAGTACATTAAAGATAAAAACTGACTGAATACACTAGCATATTTTATCAGATAAAGCGACATAAATAGTTTATGAAATAATGCAGCAGGGAATATGAATGGctgttctctttccctcctgtcGTGGCTCTTATGACCACCGGAGGAGACAGAGGTCGTGAACAGGAGGCTGCTTAGCTTCTGTTCATCAGtctaaatgatttaaaaaaaaaaaaaagaacattcattcacacagacacacgcacctGATCGTTTgtaatttaatgaaaaatattatacaAAGCATTTTCCATGAACACAAGTATGGAGGACAGGAGTACACACGGCACATTCATGACCACAGTTGAGGCCTACTGTATAAACTGCAGCTCTACAATCCATCATGTTCACCAGTCACTGAAAACTATCAGCATTTACAGTTTATACTGTTTATGAATTCTGCTCATGTGCCCTTGCACGTGACGGtataaaaataaaggtttgtcTCGAATACATCTTCATATTCATAATGTACACTTCACATCAACTGTAGCACTTCCGATTCCCCACATTAAATCTTGCCCTATGTACGTTGTGATTTGActctatacaaatacaattgtatttaattgaatttcTCAATTGTCtccaaaacaatacaaaaaccaCCATCGCTACGTTCTGCTGTGTCAAACACGCAGACAGTCGTTTCTTTCAACATCACTGCGCTTTAAACTTAACGTCATTTgataaatggaaaaagaaagaagcaaatcAAGCAAACGCTCCAGTGTAATGACAATAACGCAGAATAAATTGTAAAGCAGATCACTGtcataatacataaataataaaatagataaatatgCTTTAAAGAGCCAGGTGATTTGTAAATAGGCTTTTGTGTGACTTGAAAGTGGAGGAGATACAGCTTGATACATTGTGACTGGctgaatgaaatgtaaaaactaaGGTGACCTTGTCCACAATGTTTTCAACTAGTTTAGTGTTAAGGAGGACACAGGACTAGTGGAGCTTCCTAATCATGTTCTTGATACAGAGAAACTCATatcaggttttcattttcatcaaatgttAAAGAAGATTCATCCAAAAACTCTCTGGCAGTGACTCACATCGCGATATTAAACCCCACTGAtccactctctctttcacacttcAGCAGATATTAATGAAGTGATACATACTGTCTGTCTTTGGTTCCgtaccccccccacacacacacacacacatttgacagaaaataaatatcctATTTACAATTTCAATGCTGCCGGCAACCTTAAATTATTACAACCTGAGTGTGGACTCGAGTGTTAGTGGAGTCATCACACTGCCGTTCTCAATAGTGCTCAATATCATAAGAAGCTTTTGCTAATCTGTGTTTTGAAGACTTGAGTCCAAGAGCATTTTATAAGCTGAACCACCGACAGAAATGACGCCAGAAAAGGATTAGGATATtttgcaaaacttttttttttcttttcatatctttCCTTCCATAAGTCTGCTGCAGAAATATACTTATTAATACATagttctttatatacagtagcttTGAACATTCGCTCCTCTGGAGAGTGCTGATATGACGCGCTCACATCTGGATGATTCCTCCGGCAGGTAGTTGTTGAAGTGACGATGGcgctcctctcacctcctctgtgaCGATTCACCCGCTGCTCACGTCGTGTCATCAGTGCAGCGGGAACAAAGAAGTtccacaacatttaaaaagatatatttgaaaaaattaaataataaaaaaaaaaatttgaaatgcgTTAGTAGAGTAGAAAAAGAGGACACTGGACGAATGTATGAAAATCATGTCTGTACACAGTTTTCAATGTGCAGCATACAGTGCATACAGAATATAAAAGATGTAAGTATACTTGGAGCAAGTAAACAGTCGATTTTGCCATTGAAAGCTTCTGTGAACCTTCATCTACTATAATTCTTTGCTAAGTTGCAGTGAAGAAAGCGTTCCCTTTAATAACTGATCAGGCCCTTTctgagagaggaaagggaagaactCCGCGTCAACAGCACTGTTTGTTAGACAAGAGATCCGGCCTGGTTCTGTGCGGGCACCATGATGGGCACCCCTCCCATACGGGCGATGTTAGAGGCGGTCACGCCGGAGGGCAGCGGTGGCGGGGAGGGAGCGGCCTGGAGCCGCAGCTGAGGCTGGCTGTAGGTCTGTGGCAGCGCCTGCGCCTGGGGCAGCTGGGTGTAGCGCTCCGGTCTGGGTGGGGAGCCCCCGTTGGCCTCGGAGGAGACGGCCTGTCCACGAGGCagggtggtgttgttgttgtagccgaagtgggtgggggtggaggcGCCGTGGTGGCGGGAGGGCCGGTAGCCGGCCATGCTGCCGGTGGCGGTGATGATGGAGGCGGTGTCTGAGGGCGGGCGCTGGGGGTACTGCTGCAGGTGGTGGTTGGAGGGCTCCTTGTGGTGCGGGCTGGAGGCGATGGAGGACAGAGTGCCGTTCTTGGAGATGATGTCTGATCCCATGCCACTCTTGGCCCAGGACACGCGCTTGGGGGCCTGAGCATCCTCCctggaggtggagacagagcaggggtggtgggtggggggggggcgacatcAGATACTATCAGAATCATTACCCTGCGCCACGGAACAAACTGAGGAGATGACTGAGTAtcagagttttatttattttctagttTATTTAAGTTCATCTTGTCAAATCTGCATAATTAATGTTCAATTAGGAAGACAAGGATCCGCCACGTCACTCTGATACTGActcttttttcagtttctgtcaGAGCGTTTGAGGTTGTTATCATAGATccagaaataaaatgtgactgattgattgattgataacaTGTCCCGTATGCAGCTCAGATTTACAACGTGCACATGACTAAGCATAGAACCATAAGCATCTCTACTCAGGCATACTCTGTCATGCGCTTGTGACTGAGCACTAACTTTCTATCGGCCGTCACTGGACGAACTCACTTGATCTCGTTGGCTATGTCGTCCTCGCTGTCCCGTCGCCTCCTCGCCAGGAAAAAGAGGcagatgacgaggaggaagatgaagccGACCACTGAGCCCACGGTGGCGCCAGCGATCATCCCCGCATTGGTGGCTGTCGCCGGAGAACACACAAAGCACATCGTTCTACGTAACGTACAAACTGAACCGTTGCTGGACAAAACGTCCGACAACCACTCTGACGGTCGTGGGTGCTGCTACGCGCTTACGTACAGGAGACGACGTCCAGGTTGATGAAGCAGGTCTCCGAGCCGGCGGAGTTACTGGCTGTGCACACGTACTTCCCAGACATGTTACTGCTCAGGTTGCCCAGCTTCAGGGTGCCCGTCTTCTCATCTGGAACAGCAGCGAACACGGtggtcacacatgcacactaaaTCAGACTGCCGACGCATCAATTCCTTTGACACATTGGACATCGGACAGAATTACACTCTCCACATGATAAGTCATGATTATGATTCAGTGTTGGTTATGatatatcattaaaaaatacCGAGGACAGTGGTGTGCCCTGTTGGCGTAGTCTCCATTATGCTGTCTTAGTACGTATTTTTATGGAATAGTTTACTCAACCAATTTCAATTTTGAGCTTTGTGACTGACGATGAGGCCGATGGTGATGTGCTATATTATTCAACTCTACATAAAAGAGCAGGATGAAGTTGGAAAGCTTAAGAAGAACTAAAAAGGAGATTTTCCCAAAAGGTTGAACTACTCCTTTAAAATTACCAAATCCTTTTTGAGATAAATTGATATAAAATCCTAACCCTAAATATTACTTGTGACAATTCAGCACTAACTGTCTCCAGATAATTAACATTTAGAGCTGATcgtcaaaggtcagggtcaacataaacaacataatAAGATATCTCCGCAAAAAATAGAGAGACAATGTAAAGCTTATGATGTCATGCATAGTTCAAAAATACCTTTGCCAGGTATCTCTATAGCACCAAAGCTTATATAGATAGAAGTATAATCTATGATCATAGTAGGTGGGAATGACATCATTcacattgaattattattattattatagaaataaataaataaatatatattatgcaCTAGACTGGCGTGTATACAGTGCATGTGCATTGCCCCTCTGATGCGTTTCCTTTTAAAAGAATGATCCTGGAGGAACTCTCTGGTTCCGGAGGAGGCTCCACTCACTGAGCATGGGAGAGAAGAAGACCTCCGACGTGGGactgtttttcttccacttgTACAGAGGAACGGGCTTCCCAGAGCTGGACGTGCAGCTCAGAGTCACATTTCCCTTCAGCACCGGCTTCCCTGATAAAGAGCACTTGGGGACCGCAGGAGGGACTGCGGGGGAGACGAGAGGATTACAAAAGTGTCGCACAAAACAAACGGGGCAGTTTGCATTTCAGTGGAGCAGAAGTCTGCGGCTCACCCTTCACATCCAGACTGAGCTGCGCAGTGAGGCCGGGTTCGCCGGGGATGATGATCTGGCAGAGGTAGCTCCCCGAGTCCGACTCCTGGGTGTTGTTGATGTACAGCGACACGTCGCGTGAGGGCATGCTGGCGGAGAAACCCACCCGGCCCGCATACTGGGAGCTCCCCACGCTCATGGAGCCTTTGGTGTAGGAGATGATCTGGACGCGAGAGAGCAGAGTGTCAGACGGGACAATATTGGCGCACGACAGAGGACCGAGTTTCACCGAGCTTCATGTCAACGTGATTGCTCTCCGTTTATCCTGGGTCAAAAGATTCAGGGGAAATTTTGATCCAAACATCTCCTGCCCGATTAAATTGTGACCGGCAGCTGTGGAACAGTGGGCGGAATGGAAGCATCGCAGAGGGAACTGAGTTACGCGGAACACCCTCTGTACCCGTCTCCTCAACCTGGCATTCAAAGGACCGTTGCACTGTGTAACCGGTTCTAGGGATGAGGtgtgggaggaggtgaggtgacaCAGTGCGACGCTGGCGTGGTGCTGAAACACGAGGCAGGAACCAGGCGGCTCGTTTCATCCTTCtgacttgttttctttggatATGCGACCAGCATCTCTGTACAGAAGAGAGCAGCTGTAGGGACAGAAccctcagaccccccccccccccgtttcctcCAAACTAATATTTTCTATGCATTCAGAGCCTGGTATAAATTGTTCCTCGGTGCCATAGAGCTCCGGTGTTCCCAAAAACGATTCAAATCTTTACGGTGAGTCACACTGCTGCACTGGTTCCTTCATGTCACCCCACTGTATACGGGACGTCCTGCTGCCCCAAACACTCACCAGAGCATCCAAGGTGGATTAATCCGCAGGAaaaaaatagtccccaacagAAGCGCTAATTAAAGCAAGGACCTTGATCCATTTGCTTTAGCAAAAATAATAGTAATGGAacaacacataaacaaactTCTCCATATTACTGGGAACTGTGGGACAGAACTAAAATTCAAGTTCACTGGTTAATGTGTAACTTTACTTTAGCTGCTGAACTGTGTCGTTCCCCCTCTCTACGCTCTCCAGAGACCGAGGCTGTGAGGTTTTGCTCTATTTCATTTATCTCTCTGGCTGCAAATGAAGGTCAATCCGAGTGAGACACTGTCCAGGCGTGagcaattaaaaaatacaaaataaaagctctcCGAGTTCTCTCTTCCCCTGTTCTCTGTTCGACTGTGATCCTCTTCTGGGTCGTTTCCGTCTTGGCAGCCCAATAATCTGACCTGGGCAGTTACATAAGCGGAGCCGCAGCCAAATAAcgtgtcaaaaaacaaaaacaacggcGATATGGCGTCGAGGAGGAGGCTGTTCAGATGGAAAAAAGCCTTTTCGTCATCAGCAACGCAATCAGCAATTACATCACAAATTATCTGATTTAAAAGAAGACTTAATGTCCcctaatacaaaaaaacacagtttctaCAGTACAGTGTATTAAAGCAGTAAAGAAATAGTACAGTGTTTGTATTAAAAGcgttaagcctttttttttgtcgactTGGATTAATTTCTACGGGTTTACAAAAGAAGAGCTTTGCCAGATTAACAGGATAAGACCAAGCAAACATCCTTCATAACCGTAATCCCACATATCATAGCCCCAGATGGCAAAGGAAAGGCCTCTACACACTGCAGATATCACTCAAAAAGGTCCCTCACCAGCTTGCTCTTGTTGGAGACAAAGTTCCACAGAATGGTGTTGGTGCTCAGGTCGCTGCCGGGCGCCGTGCTGTACGAGGCCTTCAGCACCACCATCTGACCCTTGATCACGTCAATACTGGGCTGGGGCATCTGGATCTGGGCCAGCGCGCCTgatggagaaagacagagaaacgGAAAACCGTCAGTGTGACCCACAAATATGGATTCAGAACGGCACTAGAAAAGGAACCTGTACAATGTCACACTGGGACAAAATGAAACTCGACACTTCACGCTGGAGGCGTTGTTGTCAAAGCACAACTTTGACAACAACGCCTCCGTATCCTAACGCAATTCTCCGCTTAGCGTTGGAACTCGTGGCAGGAGAGTTGCAACGCAAAGTGTGAGACAAAATTACATGAACGCACAGAACAATGTCAAGTCAGAGAGTTGTAAAAGATGATTAAAGCCCATTTAAAAGCCCATTTATCGTTACAAAACTCTTAAGCGAGGCCGTTCCTACCAACCAGAGTGTTGGAGGATGTCCATGAGGACGAGCACTTCTTCATCGATCTACGGTGGACGTCCTCTGGGAGCAGAAGCGTCTGTCGGTCCGCTCTGGCACAGTCATCTCTCAGTGTCcacagttttatttcttttttcttcccattttaaCAGAGAACCCCTGACATATAATCTGGTAAATAAATCCATGTAGCTTTCTGTATGCCCACAGCagctttcacattttttcccccatctctAAAGGATTTGATCAGAGGGAATTACACGTGACGTTTGTGTGACGTTGACGTGAGaacaaaaagaagggaaaaataGCCGAGGTTTCATTTGGCTCTTAAATATCTGCGGCGGTGCTGCTGCTATTAACTGATATTAACTGTAGCAGAGCTGATTAAGTGCAAAATATTCACCTATGTATTCATTGAGCTCACACCCTTAGGAAGCCGACATACCGACAGTCGTACAGGTACCTTCTTCTTTGTCATTCAACTGTTTGATCGTGGGGGAAGCCAACAAGGAATAATGGGCTTCACTTGGAATCAGCTCAGTATTACAAAGTCAAAGTGTCTCTACTATTATAAACATTTAGTTGATCCCTTCCGTGAAGCTGAATGAAACAAAGAGCCTGAGAAACCACCAGGAGGCTGACGAGGGTCCAAGGAAGACGACAGTTCGTCTGAAGTGGCTCGGTGAGCAGAGCTGGATGTAGTGTGGGTTCCAGGCCAGAGGGCGGCAGCAGAGAGTCACAACTTGGCAGGatgactttatttttccttctccatCACTCTGCCCTCTCACGGCCTCGACCccgctgctctctcctcctctctcacctcgAACCTTTCCCACCTCGTTGTCTGTCAGTCCCGTCCCCTCATATGATGATATTCTTCTCAGCCAATCCAACGCGGAGGACGGGCTGTCCCGCGTGGCGCTCGCCAGGTCTCGCACCACTGCCAGTGCTTGTCTGCAAGCATGTGGGCGGCGTGCGGCCATCGGAAGACATGTCGCTGTGTGCGGAATGCTAACGGCTGTGATTGACGTGGCCCTTCACACAATAGTGCAAAGAGGTTGAAATCAAGCCACACTGCACGAACACCTCATCCACTACACTGCTCCCGgaattatttaaagaaaataattataataatcattttcTTTGCACCACGCATACTGTTTGTTACTCATGTTGATGGTtgctgttctgtcctgttcagTGATGCCTGTGATTGTTCGCGTATCTACACCCGTGGACGCCCTtagttggatttttttattgtgtgactTCAGTGACTGTAGTcagttgttttcttgtttaattcCATTTCATTGCCACTCCTGCGTTTGGGTCCTGCCTCTTTGCCACCCGAACCCCGACATGAAAGACACTGCTTCTGATTAGGCGTCCTGTTTTGCTGCCACAACGAGAGCGTCTCCCAatgcacaggaagtgatgcaaTGACATGTAAGTGGCGAGTGTTTTGTGAACGGAGGGAACGTGCTGTCGGGACTCATCCGGCAGCAGCTGAACCTCCGGCCGGACGCTGCTGCCCACCGGCGGCCGCGTCTCAACGCTCACGCTCTCCATACTCACACTTGCTATTTTGGGTGCACGAGTGCATTACACTGACAGGTATGGCAACACGCATTGCACTTTAAATCCCCCGCATAGTGCACTCACAACTCACAACGGTCCAAACGTTGAGAGTAAAACCATGGATTCGTTTTCACCCCCTCAACGGTCGACATCTTGGCCACGtagcatgacaaaaaaagaaacacaggtgATAAAATCCTTATGAATATTACATTGACCTTCTGCACATAGCTtccctaaatcctacacactggacctttactCTTTGAGCAATCAAGTATAACGAGTTATAATATAAGTTCCTTTTGtgtgcaaaaatgtaatattccatatatatttaatatgttagGTTGGTCACATAGAAAAGCGGCGAGCCCGTAGAATCTCAGAAGAAGACGGTGGTGTGGTGGGATTGCTCGATAacgctgctgctgttacagTGAAACACACTTTTTGGCATTTTCATTCTTCTCATAATAAGTAATAAGATACTCTACttcatataaacatattttaggTTTGATTCCCCCAAAAATATTGGATGAAGATAATATCCTTGGGAACAAGACAAGTttaaaattgataaataaatcagtttttaagTAAAATACATCTGCAGGAGTCAATATTAGATGGACGACCGTGATGATATTTTAATGAACACCTCCTGTGCTTGTTTTGGACACAGGTGAAGTTAGAAGCGACAAAACACCATGTAAAGAGATCTGAGCAGAGGGAGGTGTAGATATCAGTTTCTCCGTCGCCATGGAGACGGACGGAGCGGATAAGTGACAGTGACGAGGGAGACGGAGAATGTGTGGGCCAGACTCCTGAGGGAAcgttgtttttaataaagagCCAAGCTAATGAAGTCACATGGACCCGGcgaagggaaggaaagaaggagacagatgacaggaggggagaaaggaaggaCGACAAGGAAGAGAGCCATCGTGTCAATCGCTCTGCAGACCCTGAGAAGATTTGCGGCGGCGGTGAAACCAGAGCTCGTGTGTGTGGGGCGGTGGACATGTAGAGATGAACCAAAGAGGCTTAAACGTAAATGTAACGAGTCCGTGTGGAGCAGCTCTCTGATGACTCCACTGAGAGGCTGCGCTGAGtctcagagaggaggatgaggacgtgGTGGACAGACGCACTGCATGCACAGCACTGACAAGACAACTGAAAGACAACGTAACTGTCAGCCTCTGTTTGGACCTGCCAAAATCACCATGAAACGTCAGGCCAGGTCAGACAGTGACAgggagtttggcattttggggAAATGCTCATATGAATGAGAGTATGCAGTACTTAAAGCGTCTCTGTGCGGTCGGAGAGACTTTAAGAGGTGGATTCGCATGCCTGGTTTCTTACATTCAAATCTATTTGCAATTCACTGGAGAAAAATGGGCCAAATCTCCGGCACCTCATTAGCGAAGATGGgcttgcacttttttttttggggggtctaTGAAAATCTTGCGAAGTGCTGTTTTAAGAAGATTTCCTGACGGCAATCCTCCCCTGATTCCGACGAGAGTGCACCGCGGCTGAGGGAGAGATGAATGGATGTGTGCAGGGGCGGAAAAACGGGGGAtaaatagagaaaaaagaacaaagccaCGGGCATCACATTCACAACAGTCACTCTTCCCTCTTAATTCGTCAGCGAGGCTTCATCTTTCCCACTGCGGCAGGTCTGAGATCCAGGCTGCAGGACGACTGGCCCCCGAATATTCCGTGGTGACTGATGGCAAAGCAGATGGGAGCGAGTTCGCTCCGTGTATGAAAGAATGAAGGGAGTAATGA
The sequence above is a segment of the Scophthalmus maximus strain ysfricsl-2021 chromosome 2, ASM2237912v1, whole genome shotgun sequence genome. Coding sequences within it:
- the esama gene encoding endothelial cell adhesion molecule a, which encodes MEVSATSRKLSLLSVTFLWGLSGALAQIQMPQPSIDVIKGQMVVLKASYSTAPGSDLSTNTILWNFVSNKSKLIISYTKGSMSVGSSQYAGRVGFSASMPSRDVSLYINNTQESDSGSYLCQIIIPGEPGLTAQLSLDVKVPPAVPKCSLSGKPVLKGNVTLSCTSSSGKPVPLYKWKKNSPTSEVFFSPMLNEKTGTLKLGNLSSNMSGKYVCTASNSAGSETCFINLDVVSSTNAGMIAGATVGSVVGFIFLLVICLFFLARRRRDSEDDIANEIKEDAQAPKRVSWAKSGMGSDIISKNGTLSSIASSPHHKEPSNHHLQQYPQRPPSDTASIITATGSMAGYRPSRHHGASTPTHFGYNNNTTLPRGQAVSSEANGGSPPRPERYTQLPQAQALPQTYSQPQLRLQAAPSPPPLPSGVTASNIARMGGVPIMVPAQNQAGSLV